GACGGCGAAGATCCTTTTAATTTAGTCAAAAAGATGTACACTTTAAGTGTATtgcaaaataattaaaagtgtAGCCTCAAATCTAGATCAAATTCGGAGAATACTCTAGACATCTAAACCaccattcttccacattcatgaTTGGTAATCGCTTAAgaacatttcttttctttttctcacgaaatcgccaccatttaccCACCGTTTCGGAAATTGCGTAATTTTTACTTAGAGAGAAATTGACgaatcaaaatcaaattgacaaatactaaaatttattaaaatgttcATTCTAAAAACTAATGGATAAGTTCCCATTTCACTTGTTCAAAGCTGAGGTCCTTCACCAGTGCTGTAGACAAATAACGCATGTTGACTCTTCCGCGGCAGATTATTTCAGCTCACACATCTTCAAACTCTCCTCCCACAATCTTTCCCCTACTTCTTCTTGGAAACTGTGCTTTGATTTAGTCATCTCTAAATTCCTGATGTAGTAACCCGAAAATGGATTCTTTTTCTCATCATTGTTATTATCAGTCGCAGCATGAATTATATTTTGGGCACCTTGTTCCGCCGAGCGCATTGCAAAGAAAATCACTGGTGACATGGCCGCAATCTGATACCATTTGAAGGTGTGATCCCTGAACAAATCTGTGTAGCAGAAACCAGGGCAAAGTACATGCACATCGAAACCCTTTTTGTACAAttcgcgagcaaaataaaaattcattagCTTTGAGTCAGAATACAAAGGGTTCATGCGTTTATTTTGGCGATCATCATCGCACTTTCCgagtttttcgaaatcgatgatacCCCGCTGGTGAAGAAGGGATGAGACAACAACAATGCGACTGTTGTTCTGCCTAATGTTGTCTTCAAGCAGTTTGAATAATAGGAAGTGTCCCAAATGGTTGACACCGAAGTGAACTTCGTAATTTTCTTTGGTGAATTGCTTCGACTTAACACTAACTCCCGCGTTGTTGATAAGGCAATCAAAGTGCGGGAAATGCGTTTTTATCTGTGAAGCACACTCGCGAATCGATGCGAAGGATCCTAAATCCAATTGCAAGGCAACCTGGAATAGGATCAATCATTGAATGGGACAATTCAAGGAACGTTTCCGATTTGCAATTACTCACCATACGTCCCTCGCTTGTTTCAGCCTGGATCTTctcaatggcttcatttgccCGTTCCACACTCCTGCAGCAAATGACAACGGTAGCGCCCCTTTTGGCTAAAGCCCGAGCGGTCTGGAAACCAAGACCAGTATTTGCCCCCGtgataatatatattttgtcctTCAGAGAATACTTGTTCCTAACCCAACCCCATGTATACTCGCGATACTTTCGTATTAAATACAACGCACCGGCTATGCCGGCCGGAATCAGAAAATACGCAAAAACCATTTTCACTCAAACCCGGAAATACTACGCACCAAGTTAAAATCCTCCACCtgagaaataattgaaaatccaCAGTAAACTTTTGTCCAAATAATTGTCTCCGACCTTGGTGAAATTTATTGCAAAACATGAGACTAAAATTGCACACTCACCcgtaaaaaatctaaaaacaaaTTATCACtgtagggtgatatcaacgaCCGAGTGCCCACTACAAACAACAAACATAAACAGCTGATGTAGCATTGGCTGAATATGCTATGCACGAACTGTCAAGTGATTGGAGCAATTATGTGGATTTCACCTACCTGACCAGAATTccttaagaaaatatttttattgcgcGCGTCCTTAACGAATACAAAGTAAATTCTCTAGAAAGGCCAACTACATTTGGAATGTTAACTTTTGGAATGACAGTTGCTTACTTTCAGCTGAATATAATGTTCGTGTTCTATAGTCGCGGTATAAAAAAGTGAACCTTATTCTAGTTTCAGAAGACCCTCAAACCCCGATGATAGCAAATTTTTACCACCAACTCGATTATCCATTAACTGTGGTTTTTCGGCAGATTTTTAACCAATTGTTCCTAAAATAAATCAATATAGACAATCTATGTCcacaaacacatgaagatggaaaaaaAGATTCTAACTTTCCAACTGGCAAAAAGTCATAGACTTCGAATCGATCCAATCGAGTCCAATTAGAAATCAGGTGTGGCCaaagcacggattttggaggccccaCCAGATGCATATTCCCCCACgaggaaatctgtggaagataggctctccatttcagtggaaaacccgcacccggtgtctacggcgtggtcagccagaaaggacagTACAGCAACTTCCTTAATGaggggaactggaaacctgactacggccggcctctCCGTGACAtcgttgcctaactcttccaaaaaaaaaaaataggagaggaaggctcggcagaagaaaaATTCAGCCGCAAAGAGAAGGGACGACaagcaactggtctaattaCGGTATGTGGAAATCAATCCACCCAGCCCAGACACTGTGAACTTGGAAGTGCTTTCTTAGGGATGAGGACATTggtgttgctacaccaccaagtgtggcgatatcaaGAAAAATCGCACGCAAGAAAGTGGAACTTCCGGCGGAAGCTGaaaacaagctggtaaccccagtAAGATCTACATTGAacacagcagacttttcagttagcggcggttttcatattatacTACACTTATGCCTATAAACATAACAGTTGGTCATATTCACCtgtagcatgccaaagcctcttcctatttaCTAGCAGCAAGGCTGACAAAGTtgtaggactgtccttatatatttctggtttaagagccatgggttcgttttaacaaaatctgcgaTATTATGTCAGTAAAGggaactaggatcttcttcgatgagaaaTCTTTgaaaccgagggcctgcgttctgaatCAAAATTGTTAgcggcaaccatgctgagacaattctgttcccaaggGCATGTTGCGATCAAtgaggttaatggtaagaggagaaacttgATAGTTACCTCTGCTTCCTTACTCTATGGTTCTTTGTGTCCTCtgtcgacgcaagaactaaggaatctggtaatgtatgcagaatcaagtggaacttttaatagattgtgatgcgaacgctcagcatatttgttggagcagtaGCAAATTCAATCCTAAAGGAGGGAGGCTgtctgattttatcacttcagcggGTCTGGCGATCCACTCCTTGGGCGATAgtcgatcaattggaaactctgaatcgcacacttttagagtgctttgaagaggcttgtcctatttcccaagGCCAACGTGACAAAACGGTTAAACAGAGGAACCGAAAACTGGAAAGGCTCAGGAAAACAACCAGGCAACTTCTAAATCGTACTTCCAAAAGCAAAAAGAATGAAAACTGTTCACACTTTCGGAACTCACAGAGCGAATAAAAGAGGCTTGTAAAACGCTCGAAATGGGACTCCTtgtacagagtccttaataaggatgagtcagcCAAATTGGACTCTATTAGAAAagcggatggtactttcacgaactccagagctgagtctatacagactctcttgggaGTACACCACTCGGTAGAACATGTCTCAGAAGGGGGGAAGAGAAtttgcggtttctgcaaaccgttCAACACAAAGGTTTGTAAGAGGAATTGCGAGAACGGCTGTCACCAACGAAAAGGCGTGATGTGCCTTACTATCATTTGAATAcaaagcacctgacatggatggTATCTACCCAGCTATGCTAACGGAATatatagagcaacttctaagggatatttttcgaggatgtcttgggGTACGTGTCTTTTTCTTGAAGAAGTATTGTTGGCATTTTGACATAATTGGCTAGctagacatatgttcagaataggaattttccaagatgatatgtgtccatcctataatgagaaagcggaatacACGGAATATTTTCAAAGTGAATGCCTCGCCTATGCACGCATCAGATATTTTTGGTGCTAATGTGCtataactgcagcgggtagcattacatccactaatggaaatcctgcgatacatcaACGAAGCCggcatattccgttagacgggggaatcgagtacaatggaccgctAGAGGATGAGTGCTCAgagactttgcctctcccccacctcaaatacACACACATTTGGGTGGAAACGGATGTGCGCACCATGAGGATATGCATTCATTTCTAGGTAGCTTTCGTAATCCAAATAagtaaaatttatcttttttatttttcaatgtagatatatatttcgggagcaacttacccccttcatgagtacaaagctactaaaaaagtttttagtagctttgtactcatGAAAGGggtaaaaaaaagttttagtagctttgtactcatgaagggggtaagttgctcccaaaatatatgtctacattgaaaaataaaaatcgtagtttggaggaaactactggcctataaaGTTTAGGCTAAACGATATCTAATCTCGTCCTAATCTATCGTCTACCTGCTGAACCCGTTTTTGCCGCAGTTTCAATAATGTGGCGTTTCCCATTGTTCAAACGTTCCTCTGACATGTTTGGATGTTGGTTTTCGGTAAACGCCGAATTCGATTTTTGCTCTGTTATTGATAATGAGTAAATCCATGAAGGGTAGTTGGTGGTTGTATTCGATTTCCATGGTGAATGTAATGCTCTTATGTATTGAATTTGTTGAGTATGTTTTCAAGCTGGTTTCGTTTCCCCTATGGTATTGAAATATCAATTCGTGAACATGAAGCTTTCACTCATACATAGGGCAGCTAacttcctccttcctccgaattcctcccgatagtggatgaaGTCGGCCCCGCGTCGCCTACCATTATCCTTCttacccctctccttgtcgagtacctcattggcaaacttatcCGTCCACcctggccaccacatagtgaaagagcaacacggctttgtaatcgtaggtccactgcctccaacctgcttgactttaccaactttgtcgctacatgtctaaattcacgacaAGAAGTGCATACAATTTACGCTGATTTCGCTAAAGaattcgacactgtaaattacAAGATACTTCCATCCAAACTCTTGTCTCTAAGCTTTcgcataccacttgttttatggctttcctcttacctttccaaccgattctgccgcgtctcttttcaCAGCTGCACTTCTGCTCCTTCTCTCCCTCCTCTGGTATCCCACAGGATCTGTTCTGGACCCTTTGTtacttttaatatttattaacaaCCTCCCCACTCCTTACttttccctgtttgctctaAGCAGACggccttaagctgttttccgctacaTCGTCGTCTATAGACTGTGTTtctcttcaatctaacctagacactctggtttgtTGATGCTCGACTTAtggaaagtgtcactctatgtgctactccctaaaatcctaacccacttctttctcctactctcttcacggacattccttatcctgcttaaattccactcaagacctcggagtcactttcgacaataagctccgcttcgacatccactgcctcgaagtcatcaatcgagcatcaaa
The window above is part of the Hermetia illucens chromosome 3, iHerIll2.2.curated.20191125, whole genome shotgun sequence genome. Proteins encoded here:
- the LOC119651090 gene encoding retinol dehydrogenase 13-like, translated to MVFAYFLIPAGIAGALYLIRKYREYTWGWVRNKYSLKDKIYIITGANTGLGFQTARALAKRGATVVICCRSVERANEAIEKIQAETSEGRMVALQLDLGSFASIRECASQIKTHFPHFDCLINNAGVSVKSKQFTKENYEVHFGVNHLGHFLLFKLLEDNIRQNNSRIVVVSSLLHQRGIIDFEKLGKCDDDRQNKRMNPLYSDSKLMNFYFARELYKKGFDVHVLCPGFCYTDLFRDHTFKWYQIAAMSPVIFFAMRSAEQGAQNIIHAATDNNNDEKKNPFSGYYIRNLEMTKSKHSFQEEVGERLWEESLKMCELK